The Chitinophaga pinensis DSM 2588 region GTAAATACGGTGGAGTAGGGGTGTCCGTCAATACCGACAGCGAACGCACCGTTATCACCGACGTATACGAAGGCGGTCCGATGGATAAAGCCGGTGTGAAACCTGGCGATATCATTCTCTCACTTGATGGGAAGGATATCAAAGGACTGGACCAGGAGGAGATCAGCCGTATGCTGAAAGGTGCTCCGGGCTCTTCCCTGGATATGATCACCAAACATCCTGTTACCGGTGCACAGAACACCAGGAAGATTAATCGGGAAGAAATCAATGTGAAAGCTGTCAGCTTCTCCGGTATCACCAACCGCGATATCGGGTATATCAGGATGACACAGTTCACCGAAAACAGCGGGGAACTGGTACAAGGGGCTTTCGCAGAACTTAAAAAGCAATATCCTTCCATGAAAGGGCTGATACTGGACCTCAGAGGTAACCCGGGTGGTTTACTCGATGAAGCAGTGGTAGTGGCCAATATCTTCGTGGATAAGAATAAAACGATTGTTAGCACCAAAGGAAAAGTAAAGAGCTGGGACAGGGAATATAAAACCGAAACATCCGCATTCGATGCACATATCCCCCTGGTCGTACTGACCAACCGCTCCTCGGCTTCCGCTTCAGAAATCGTGGCAGGCGCTATTCAGGACCTCGATAGGGGCGTAATTATCGGTCAGCGTTCCTTTGGTAAGGGATTAGTGCAAACCACGCGTCCGCTGCCTTATAATGCGAAACTGAAAGTGACCACCGCGAAATACTACACACCAAGCGGTCGCTGTATCCAGGCCATTGACTATTCCCACAGAAACAGCGATGGTGAGGTGGAATATGTAGCCGATTCTGTGCGTAAATCCTTTAATACTGTAGCTGGCCGTAAAGTAAGAGATGGCGGTGGCATAGAACCAGATGATGCAGTAGAACCAACCCTGCTCAGCCAGGTAGCTATCACCCTGTTGCGTAAACAATACATCTTTGATTTCGCTACCCAGTATTACTACAGTCATCCGAAAATTGCAGCTGCCAATACCTTCGAACTTAGTGAAGACGATTTCTCCGATTTCCTGAAATATCTCGATGGCAGAAACTACAGCTACAAAACCCGTAGTGAAGAAGCCCTGGAATCATTCCAGGCTACCGCCAGAAAAGAGAAATACTATGAGGCAGTAGCAAAAGAGTTTGAAGCGCTGCAGGTCAAAATGAAACATGATAAGAAACAGGACCTGCTGAAGAATAAAACAGAAATCAAACGGTTACTGGAAGAAGAGATCGCCAGCCGTTACTATATGCAGCGTGGTCG contains the following coding sequences:
- a CDS encoding S41 family peptidase, with protein sequence MRAFFRRNRRMMLVLVLLVAGGMSIMAYNEKDKYFEIAKNLDIFAAFYRELNTYYVDELPPEKLMHKGIDAMLEETDPYTDFIPEENLDELKFMATGKYGGVGVSVNTDSERTVITDVYEGGPMDKAGVKPGDIILSLDGKDIKGLDQEEISRMLKGAPGSSLDMITKHPVTGAQNTRKINREEINVKAVSFSGITNRDIGYIRMTQFTENSGELVQGAFAELKKQYPSMKGLILDLRGNPGGLLDEAVVVANIFVDKNKTIVSTKGKVKSWDREYKTETSAFDAHIPLVVLTNRSSASASEIVAGAIQDLDRGVIIGQRSFGKGLVQTTRPLPYNAKLKVTTAKYYTPSGRCIQAIDYSHRNSDGEVEYVADSVRKSFNTVAGRKVRDGGGIEPDDAVEPTLLSQVAITLLRKQYIFDFATQYYYSHPKIAAANTFELSEDDFSDFLKYLDGRNYSYKTRSEEALESFQATARKEKYYEAVAKEFEALQVKMKHDKKQDLLKNKTEIKRLLEEEIASRYYMQRGRIEKSLSSDNEVNEAIAVLHSPERYQQLLK